TAATTCATTGAATTAATAATATTGGTACAATAGTTACAATTTGTTTTTGCATTTTAATATTTAACAAAAATTATTTTGTTCTTATAAGTTATTAATGAATATACAATTATTTAAGAAAGATAATAATGGAATAACAATTAGTTGCATCTAAAGGAGGATCTTTTTGACGATACTTCATAACGAACCATTAATTTCAGCCGTTATAGCGTGGTTTATTGCGCAGTTTTTAAAGGTCATTATCCATTTATTTAAAGAAAAAGAATTTGATATATCTAAGTTTTTTGCTTCTGGTGGTATGCCAAGTTCACATTCCTCAACAGTGACTGGGTTAGCACTAAGTGTTGGATTAACAGAAGGTTTTGAAAGTGTTACCTTCGCAATCTCAGCAATTTTTGCGACGATTATTA
This genomic interval from Gottfriedia acidiceleris contains the following:
- a CDS encoding divergent PAP2 family protein, which gives rise to MTILHNEPLISAVIAWFIAQFLKVIIHLFKEKEFDISKFFASGGMPSSHSSTVTGLALSVGLTEGFESVTFAISAIFATIIMYDASGVRLAVSKHAKLLNDFFHGRIKNYKALNELVGHTSYEVVVGALIGIIIAIIVSKF